The Bacteroidota bacterium DNA window ATAATCTTTAAACTCTATGGTTATTGTAGAGCTTGGTTCAGACCAATAATTACTTAATCGGGCAATCATCATCCCTCTTCTGTTAAATCCATCATCGCCTTTCTTGTTTGTGGCTCCCCAATCAATTTTAATTGTGGCCGGAAGGTTAGGCTGACCATCTTCAGTTAAAATTGACATTTCTCCACCAAGAATATCCTCTATAGCGGTGTTATTCATTTTTGCCATTTTTTTAAGTTCTTCATCTGCAAAAGCACCGGCCCTTATAGCAGTATTGAATACATCAATATATGATAAATTCAACATAGCTTCAGTTAGCATCACTGATTTTGCTTCTTCAAGACTTACATCATAGCTTTCTAACGGATCCTTGTCGCAAGATGAGTTTAGGAGAGGAAATGTCGCTATTAAGGCAACAACAATAATTTTGGTTATATTTTTCATAATAGGTTGTTTTACAGTTTATAACAGGAAAACTGTTTTATAGAGTTTTTTTTTAGCATAAATGTAATTGAGATAATTTTTTAGCTACAGTTTTCAAAATAAAAATAATGATGCATCGTATAACTTTGAAATTAATTCTGTGCAATTATCCTGACGAATATATAGTATTTTACTTATTATTGCTGTAGTAATGCTCTATATTGTACCATCTTTTATTTTAAATAAATATGAATTTATGAAATCCCCATCTCGGCTTAGCCGAGACCAAGCGTGATGAATATAAATGGGGATACCACCTGCCTGCATGATGCAGTCAGGCAGGTATGACCAAAACATAAAATTATATACATATGAAAATATTAATATCGCCTGCAAAAAGTTTGAATTTTGAAAAATTTCCGAATGATTATGCAAAAACAGACATAAAGTTTAAAGACGAAGCCTGGCAAATTGCTAAAGTTCTAAAGGATTTATCGCCAAAGGAGCTTTCTGAACTGATGAATATTTCTGATAAATTATCCGAATTAAACTGGGGTAGAAATCAGGAGTATATTAAAGATTTTGTTGAGGAAAATACAAAACAGGCACTATTTGCTTTTGATGGGGATGTATATTCCGGAATTGATGCAAAATCACTTAATAGTAGTCAAATAAGTTATTTGCAAAATAATTTAAGAATATTGTCCGGTCAATACGGAATTCTCAGGCCTTTGGACATGATTATGCCTTATAGACTGGAAATGGGAACAAAACTTTCGGTAAGCGGAAGTAAAAATTTATATGATTTTTGGGGTAGTACAATAACTGAAGAATTGAATTCTGAGTTAAAGAAGGATGATGTTATAATCAACCTTGCGAGTAACGAATATTTTAAATCGGTGGATAAAAAAATGCTGAAAGCAGAGATAGTTACCCCGGTATTCAAAGATTATAAAAATGGAAAGTTAAAAACAATATCATTTTTTGCTAAAAAGGCCAGGGGTATGATGGTGAGGTACCTGGCTGAAAGAGAAATTGATAAGAATCTAGAGAATATAAAAGCATTTGATTATGGAGGCTATAGGTACGATTCTGTAATTTCTGATGAAAAAACTTTTATCTTTACTAGATAATATTGTATTTTAGCTTATTGAAATAAACTAATTCAATCCAAAATAATAATCACGTGAAAAAATTTAGAAACCTATTCTTTGTATTTATTCTATCGATATTTGCAAATCACTCTTATGCACAGTTTAGCACTTATCATGAGATTGGAGGTACAATAGGACCAACTTTATTTAATGGTGATTGGGGTAAAGAAGCCAATTATCAGTACTACCTGAATGTATCAGGAGTAGAGGCAAATATCTTCCATAATATGCAGTTTATCCGTACCCGTCTTGCTATTAGAAATAATTTAGGATATTCATATATTAAAAGTGCTCATAAAAACTGGGATGAGGTTGAAGGAGTAGAGGATGCGTTTGATGCAATGACCGGAACAACACAGATGATTACTCTGGGTTCACAGGGTGAAGTGTCGTTCAGGGACTTTGGAATTTATTATCCCCGTAGTACCTGGACTCCTTATGTATCCGCCGGATTTAATGTTCATTATTATATGCCAACGGTAGAGTCTGATATGGCCTTCCCCGCATATTATAATCCGAGAGACGGGCATGAAGGAATTATTAATGATTCAGGATTTGCCTTTGCTTTAAAGGGTTCTGTCGGTGCCAGATTTAAACTTACCAGATTTGTATATGTGTTTGGTGAATTTACTGTACAAAGATCGTTTAGTGATAAAATTGATGGATTGGAAACAGCTTCCGGTTATACCGACTATGTTAAT harbors:
- the yaaA gene encoding peroxide stress protein YaaA yields the protein MKILISPAKSLNFEKFPNDYAKTDIKFKDEAWQIAKVLKDLSPKELSELMNISDKLSELNWGRNQEYIKDFVEENTKQALFAFDGDVYSGIDAKSLNSSQISYLQNNLRILSGQYGILRPLDMIMPYRLEMGTKLSVSGSKNLYDFWGSTITEELNSELKKDDVIINLASNEYFKSVDKKMLKAEIVTPVFKDYKNGKLKTISFFAKKARGMMVRYLAEREIDKNLENIKAFDYGGYRYDSVISDEKTFIFTR